CTCTAGGACATTATTATAATGGAAGACCGCGCCATCTATTATCAAAGACCATTTGGAGGCCTATATACTCCGTAGCCATTTACACCACAAGCCACATTCGAGTAATCAGGGACGTGATATGGGTAATTGGGATCATTTTCTGCAGTCCTCATTCCAAGAAATGATGGATCAGAACCCATCATTTGCCACTGATTTGGTACTAACCCATCAATCTGCCCACTTATAAATCGTGGATTAGGCTGCCGAATCATATCCCTAGCACTATCAAAAGGGCCTTCGTAAAAATTATGCTGGATGTCATCATGATAACTTCGCGTTCGCTCAAACCTACAGGAACTTGTTGAAGGACTTAAATCAGCAGACATCCCAATATCACCAGGGAAAGAGAAATGTCGATTCAGATGGTGTGACCCATTGCTATAACTTTGAAAGCTTGTGGTGGGACCCATCGAAATCCTTCCAATTCCATTCTCATCATCCAGCAAGTCATTAATGATATCAAGATGTGGAAATTCATCAGCCAGTGCCGTACTCTGGGACTGACGACCAGACGTGCAGGCTGGAAACTCGGATGGGATGTGATCATGGGTCCTACTTACAGGCTGGTACACATCAAAGTTTTGAAACTCGTTTAGCATTGAAGGATGATCACGAGATATACTCCTGCTGTCCCTCTGGGAAGTACTCTCCCATTGAAGTCCATTCGGCAGGTTATCATGATTCATCATTCCATATGAAAAACCTGGTCTGATACAACTAGGTTCTATTCTTTCTGAACCCTGTGGTAAAAATAATGGCCCGGAAATCAGCGAAGGTGATTGAGGGTATGGCTGCGAACTGTTAACCATTGAACTTGGAGAATAGGGTTGACTAAAACCAGCCGGACTTCCAGAAACAGGATTGCCTACAATTGCATTTCGATAGGACTGAGGAGGAACATAACTGTGGGTTGCTGGTGAAGGGTCAGAGCCCAATTGACCTGCTGCACTCACTGAACGGGCCAGTAATGGCGACGTATGAACCATGGAAACAACAGAGGCAGCAGGCCTAGGCCCAGGTACTACAGGAGCACTCAAAGGTCTGGACAGGGCAGGAACTTGTAATTTGGGCTTTTCAGTTGTCGTAGCAGAGGCATTCACTTGATGAGATTGGAAGTTCTGAGGTGTAATAGATACTGAATGCACTGAGGGCTTCTCCACCACTTGTCGCTCTATACCTTTATGAGGATCAGCCTTCAACAACACAGCAGTTTCAGCTGAATTAGCCAAAGTAATTGACTTATGAGTCAGCTTAGGACTGTCCGAAGACAATCTTTTAACAGAGTTTGGATCACTTGTGGCCGAGACCTTTAGCTCTGACTTCGACTGAACGGCAGACACACCTTTTAAAGGGCTTCTAGGAGGAGATATGACATGTGGCTTCTCCAAGGGAGGTCTTTCTGAATCAGGCTCAGTCAGCTTTCTTTGCTGTGAAACTATTACTTCCTGCATACAAGAAAACATGGCATGAAAGTTGGAATTCACTGAAAAAAATCATCAGCAGAATCATGGCATATTCCACAGTAAAGAAATTGCctctaaaataagaaaatatgaaaattaattaacaaaAAGAACAAACGAGTAACAAGCAAGCATACTAAAAAAGGACCTTGGCAGCTCATCACTATTTCAGGAAtacatgcttttttttttttttggcacaaatagaaaaaagaacTGGAAACTCAGCTTGCaacattatttaatttctttcatCTCCTTTTTGTTCACTATATAAAGAAACATGAAGGAAATGCTGATAAGAGAGGGACCAAGTAAAAATCccaaataaaaaagaacaagCAAAAGATCCATAAATATGCTTTGAGTGCTACAACTCGCAATCCTCAGTAAAGCTTTTTCTTCTAGGATGAAATGGAGTCAATTCCAGCTGAGTAGGAGATGAATGCACAATGGGAGAAAATGACAAACCTTCTTCACCACTTCCTGCTCATGTGAATGCGCTATAGCGTGAGACTCGGATCTAGTTGCCCCACAACTTATAGCTGTATTAGTTAGCTTCCCTGCATCTGGAAGAGCATCTAATGGCTGCCTATGTATTTCACTAGCCAAGTCAGTCGCATTACTAGTTGACTTGCATCTGTGATTAACCGTTCTGAAAAGTTGACACACCAGCAATTAGAACAACCACAGACATCACAAAAGATATTTACAGATGCAAAAAATATTAAAGGTTACCTGCTAGGTGATTTCTGGTTTTTATGGTTCGAAGAAGTCCCTCTGTAAGGCCCATTCATAGCCCCTGAAGGAGCTGAGTCTGTAGAACACGTTGATGAACTATCATCCATAACAGAAAGACTTCTCCCTGAAATACCATTCTGTGCAGCTGAAAGGCTATTTAACCCACTGCAGCGAGTTTCTGTCAAAGGATGCACTTCAGAGGTGTCCGTCTCCCAGTTGACAGGACTTGCACCTCTGTCTTCAAAATCAGGATGGTTTACTTCTGGCACACAATCGACTGAATCAGAAACATCTGATACATCTTCCAGCATATCTGGTTTTTCAGGTGCTGCCTCTGGCTCCTCAATCTCGTAGTCATTTCCATCTCGTTCACTCTTCTCTTGCTCAATAACACAAGTTTTTTCATCCCTCCCCTTATCCTTTGTTTTGCGATTGTTCTTTTTCTGTTTACCCTGAAATACAAGGTCAGAATGATAAAGTGTATGTAATAAAACACTTTCTTCAGGAGGCGAAAAGGATAAATATGTTACACTAACCCTCAACAGACAGTTAAGAGCTTGCGCACAAACTAGTTGACAAAGTCTACAACTTTGAATCAGCTCAGCACAGATTCTTGTTAGTTTCTCCTTAACCTTCTTTCACTTcgtctattttcttttctttcttcttttttttttttttcctgctaCTATAACGCATACTTTCTACACATTTTCATGGAGAATATTGTTTCTCTGCATAAGcagctactccctccgtcccaatttatgtgaggtagtttgactgggcacggagttCAAGAAATAAAGGAGACTTTGtggtctaaaaaaaaaaaaaagcaaagatatttgtgtgataataaatcatctcgttaagcataaaaggtaaagtttaaagtgaaattgttgccaaataaggaaatgtgtcattctttttgggactgactaaatagggaagtgtgtcatataaattgggacagagggagtattagaaAACAAAATTTAGGTGGTGCAGGGGGGAAGAATATGCAATCATTTGATACAGCATAGAAACTACATTAATGATgccaatattttattttattttattttatttttttttttttttttttttttttgtgaaatggtTGATGACAATAATTGAAACCATGGTTTTCAAACCAAAGATAAACACTCGAGCTGGCATATCCTATAACCACAGTTTGCGCATGaaaagaatttcaagaaaaggctaACTTTGCTCCTCGTCCCCTAAAGTTAAATAGCTGATAACAGACACTCAAACCTTTAATACCTAAAGCATTCCACTGTGTAGGAGGGGTATAAATTTTACAGCCCAGCATCTCTTAGCTGGCAAGTAATTTTCATCCCATGTGAAGACTCAGCAACGTGTACCAGCTAACAAAGACAATGTAAAAGATACAGGAGCTTTTTATCTGATCTGGTAGACTTCACTTAAACAGATGTTCcagtatatttaaaaaaaaaaattctgataTCTAAGCTGAGTAATCACTACCAAAAACATGTGCAAAAGGACATGTACCtgttttttctttgatttcttttcccTGTCAGACACTTTTTTAGCTTTCTGCTCAGTTTCAGCCAGCCAAGCAGCCTCCTCTTCACGGATGAGCTCCTCTTGCCTCTTTAAAGCAACAGCTTCCTGATATGAAACCTCTATTTTACTACAGAAGGTAAATTGTGTTTTATTAGTATAATCAAGTCGCTGTTAACAATCAAAAACTGCAGTATGACAACTACCACAAATTAGACAAGCTTCGCCGCTCATTACACAATCTTAAGATAAGCTACAACATCACCCCCCCCCGGCCCCCACATCAATGCAGTTGCTTCCGAATTTGAGGTTCGAAAATCTATTTAGACCTCTTCTAACTTTAAGTCCGCAACAGATTAACTCGATGAGTCGTGGATAGTCATTCCAACAGCAATAGCAACGAGATctcttctcttccttttttttttttttggggtgtgtgtgtgtgtgtggggggggggggggagcgcGTTGCAACCAGTTAGTTTTGCATTTGATCACAGTTAATAGCAAATAAGTGATTAAAACGGTTACCTGAAAATATGTGCAAGGACAAATATCTCAATGGTTCGACGACCTAGTTCAGTTAGGCGCCTCTCGTCACGCTCAATGGAATCTTTGTTAAATTCCTCTCCGGAAGCACCATCCTAAACCAAAAAATAGCAGAATAAGTGAATCGGAATGAATAGATATTATCcactaagaagaaaaaaagcagCAAGAGAAGTGAATCTGACTAAACTAACTCTTGGCCACATATACAATTCTTTCAGTTATTATTGGCATTGAAATAGGATCCAGTTCAAATATCATCCATAACAACCAAAGTTCACTCACAGTTATTAGCCTTGGTGCATGACTACTTGATAATTCCTTCTACGACTAGCCAAAAGATCAATCTCATTCTTACTAACATTCAGTAGCTTATCCACAAAAGCAGCTTAAGACGTATCCAAACACATCAATGAATCATAACAGATGCATGTCCACAAATAGCGGATATTGCTGAAGCATATTTGTCTATTATAAAGCCTCTGACAGAAGGGCTAATCTAGATTTTGCtaaaacaaagaaataaatCCTTAAGCAGCAATAACAAGAAACCCTAGTCCAGTATTAGACTAGATGTATAGAAGCTCGCTAACAACATTATCAATCGTGAGCACCCATAGTTCCAGCAATGAAGGAAGACACAATTGCATTAGGTGCCATAAATTTTGTATCATTTCTGAATAGGTCTTCAACCATGGAATTCTGTAACTTACCTTTGTGCGGTTCTGGGGACCTTTCTCATCCTTTGGAGGCAGCGGTTCCAAGGCAGCCCTCTCAAGCAAAAGCAAGACATCATCCACCAAGACAAACATCTCTTTGTCCAAACGAACAATAGGAACCAGTTGTTCTTCTGCATCCAAATATTTcccctttcctttcttgcctttAGTCATCTGGCCTTCAATAGCCTTAAGCCCACTGTACAAAGAGTCCATGACAAGAGTAGATGTAACCTCTTTTTCGATGAAGAAGTGTTTGACCACCACTTTCAAAATCGAATCTGATTTCTCCTGAGACATGCGGCACCTAGAATCTTGGTCCATTCCCAGCCAAAAAGCACAGAAGCTGAATTTCAATGTCAAGTGAGAAGTCAGAAAGTTATGGACAAAATGCTATAAACATCAAAAATACAAAAGCAAACACATATTGCATTGCCTACATGAGGATTAAGGAGAACAAATATGTCATTCAACAGAAAATATTATCCACATTCATTACCTCAACTGAAATAGCTAAATAAGACATGACAAAACATAGATATTAGAAGCTAGACAACTATCTAGGCTAACAGTCTCCGGAACCAGGTAAACAATTTAGAAAATTTACACCTTACCTCGACCATCTAGCTTTATCCTCTATCAACTTTCCAAGTTTTCCTCGACGTTCTTCCACAAAACGGCGGCAGATCTGTTCAACATTGGTCAAATATACTCTAACAAGCTCCCTCCTATATTGACAGTCAAGGCAACGAAAGGGACGATCAGCTCTCTCCCTACAAACAAAGAGCATAGTCAGAATCACTATATGAGATCCATCACGACATCCACAGAACTTAGCATAACggataaaatgaataaaaaagtTAATCTGAAAACTTAAAAGATAGACTAAAACTTCCAAAATTATAGTCTTCgtatgaaaaaaaaactatctCGTCTCCTAGGTCTCTATCTATATACCAGTGTTTAGGATGGCGAAAGCCCGTGGCGACAAGGGCTCGCCTCACGCCTCATGGCAAGGCGAGGCGTGGCGAGCGCCTTTTAGAAGCGAGGCGAGAATtaacacaaaaaattaaaatattaaatatgcatatataatctTACCTGAAAGTGGAAGATGGTAACTGCTTCTGAAAGTCAAAGTGAAACCCTAGGTAAAAATAATCTTTTGCTCTCTTTATTCTGTTTTGTTTTAAGTTtggcacattttttttttaaaatcaaaaggCGTCACCACAGCTCGCCATTAGCCATTCTGCCTCGCCTCGCCTTTTGAAAAACGCCATGCTTTGGCTGTTGCTAGCCATTAGCCACAGCTCGCCATTAGCCATTCTGCCTCGCCTTTTGAAAAACGCCACGCTTTGGCTGTTGCTAGCGAGGAAGGTGAGTGCCTTCCTGAACACTGCTATATACAAagtaaaaacatttttaaacatcATCATGTCCATGTTAAGAACCACGCTTAACATGACCGTTGCGGACATACAACAAACACGGGCCACAAATCATTGATCTCCCAACTTTTCCTTATAAGTGTTGAAACTGatttcataaataaatagttacgtgtttggatagAAGTGTTGAAACTGATAATAAGTCGTTAGTGTTTGGTGAAAGAAGTGTTGATACGCACTTTTCTATTAAAATAACTAACCAGCTTGGACaaaccaaaagtgcttataagttgaCAAGCCACAAGTTGGAGgtgaccaacttataacttatggcttttgactGATTTTGGCTTATGAGCACTTTGGTGTTTACCAAACACGTAATTAGACTAGCAAATGGTGGTGGAAAATCATGCTATTAGGCTATAGCTAACCCTGCCATAGGTAATGTAAGatgcataaatttatataaaacaAGTTCGTAACCTTAAACTACTGGTTTTCCGTTTTCCTTTCCTAAAATGCAATTAAAGCCgtaatattttgaatttaacAATAGAGTTTGTGTTGAATTAAGAGGGTAAAAGAGAAGTTTTTGGGGAAAAGCCTCCCATGCCAGGAAAGAAGAACCTCATATTACGGTTGGGTCCTTAAATGTGCCGTAAATATTGAACCGTTTATTTTGAAACGGAAAGAAGGCAACGCTTGAGTCTTTTACAATTATAGGGAACTAATAATAAATGGaatgaaaataaggaaaagCAGCAAAAAAACAGGAAAATAGATAAATAGAAACCCTGCCACATGAGAGCGCCACGTCAGCGGGCCTTTGgcctgcttttatatatatatatatatatgattagaAAATAGACAGATTAAAGTGAGAAAAGACCTGATAACTTGAACTTGAGCTTTAATTATGAGGGTATCAGCATCGATAAATCCTTCTAAGACTTTTGAAAGCTCCATAAACTTTTTCCAACCCCAATCATGCTCTTTCTTCCAGAATCGATGTAATGTATCTGCAGAAATTTGCAACTGTGTTAACAAGAACATGCAAAGATTTCAAGATCCAATGCAAAAGACCAAATGTAATTTA
This portion of the Lycium ferocissimum isolate CSIRO_LF1 chromosome 1, AGI_CSIRO_Lferr_CH_V1, whole genome shotgun sequence genome encodes:
- the LOC132068749 gene encoding TNF receptor-associated factor homolog 1b-like isoform X2, with product MASSASEEAGSARSLEGASNGQQRCQSSEALAEWRSSDQVENGITSTSPPYWDSDDDEDSGPKPSELYGKYTWKIDKFSQINKRELRSNAFEVGGYKWYILIYPQGCDVCNHLSLFLCVANHDKLLPGWSHFAQFTIAVVNKDPKKSKYSDTLHRFWKKEHDWGWKKFMELSKVLEGFIDADTLIIKAQVQVIRERADRPFRCLDCQYRRELVRVYLTNVEQICRRFVEERRGKLGKLIEDKARWSSFCAFWLGMDQDSRCRMSQEKSDSILKVVVKHFFIEKEVTSTLVMDSLYSGLKAIEGQMTKGKKGKGKYLDAEEQLVPIVRLDKEMFVLVDDVLLLLERAALEPLPPKDEKGPQNRTKDGASGEEFNKDSIERDERRLTELGRRTIEIFVLAHIFSKIEVSYQEAVALKRQEELIREEEAAWLAETEQKAKKVSDREKKSKKKQGKQKKNNRKTKDKGRDEKTCVIEQEKSERDGNDYEIEEPEAAPEKPDMLEDVSDVSDSVDCVPEVNHPDFEDRGASPVNWETDTSEVHPLTETRCSGLNSLSAAQNGISGRSLSVMDDSSSTCSTDSAPSGAMNGPYRGTSSNHKNQKSPSRTVNHRCKSTSNATDLASEIHRQPLDALPDAGKLTNTAISCGATRSESHAIAHSHEQEVVKKEVIVSQQRKLTEPDSERPPLEKPHVISPPRSPLKGVSAVQSKSELKVSATSDPNSVKRLSSDSPKLTHKSITLANSAETAVLLKADPHKGIERQVVEKPSVHSVSITPQNFQSHQVNASATTTEKPKLQVPALSRPLSAPVVPGPRPAASVVSMVHTSPLLARSVSAAGQLGSDPSPATHSYVPPQSYRNAIVGNPVSGSPAGFSQPYSPSSMVNSSQPYPQSPSLISGPLFLPQGSERIEPSCIRPGFSYGMMNHDNLPNGLQWESTSQRDSRSISRDHPSMLNEFQNFDVYQPVSRTHDHIPSEFPACTSGRQSQSTALADEFPHLDIINDLLDDENGIGRISMGPTTSFQSYSNGSHHLNRHFSFPGDIGMSADLSPSTSSCRFERTRSYHDDIQHNFYEGPFDSARDMIRQPNPRFISGQIDGLVPNQWQMMGSDPSFLGMRTAENDPNYPYHVPDYSNVACGVNGYGVYRPPNGL
- the LOC132068749 gene encoding TNF receptor-associated factor homolog 1b-like isoform X1, with protein sequence MASSASEEAGSARSLEGASNGQQRCQSSEALAEWRSSDQVENGITSTSPPYWDSDDDEDSGPKPSELYGKYTWKIDKFSQINKRELRSNAFEVGGYKWYILIYPQGCDVCNHLSLFLCVANHDKLLPGVIITGWSHFAQFTIAVVNKDPKKSKYSDTLHRFWKKEHDWGWKKFMELSKVLEGFIDADTLIIKAQVQVIRERADRPFRCLDCQYRRELVRVYLTNVEQICRRFVEERRGKLGKLIEDKARWSSFCAFWLGMDQDSRCRMSQEKSDSILKVVVKHFFIEKEVTSTLVMDSLYSGLKAIEGQMTKGKKGKGKYLDAEEQLVPIVRLDKEMFVLVDDVLLLLERAALEPLPPKDEKGPQNRTKDGASGEEFNKDSIERDERRLTELGRRTIEIFVLAHIFSKIEVSYQEAVALKRQEELIREEEAAWLAETEQKAKKVSDREKKSKKKQGKQKKNNRKTKDKGRDEKTCVIEQEKSERDGNDYEIEEPEAAPEKPDMLEDVSDVSDSVDCVPEVNHPDFEDRGASPVNWETDTSEVHPLTETRCSGLNSLSAAQNGISGRSLSVMDDSSSTCSTDSAPSGAMNGPYRGTSSNHKNQKSPSRTVNHRCKSTSNATDLASEIHRQPLDALPDAGKLTNTAISCGATRSESHAIAHSHEQEVVKKEVIVSQQRKLTEPDSERPPLEKPHVISPPRSPLKGVSAVQSKSELKVSATSDPNSVKRLSSDSPKLTHKSITLANSAETAVLLKADPHKGIERQVVEKPSVHSVSITPQNFQSHQVNASATTTEKPKLQVPALSRPLSAPVVPGPRPAASVVSMVHTSPLLARSVSAAGQLGSDPSPATHSYVPPQSYRNAIVGNPVSGSPAGFSQPYSPSSMVNSSQPYPQSPSLISGPLFLPQGSERIEPSCIRPGFSYGMMNHDNLPNGLQWESTSQRDSRSISRDHPSMLNEFQNFDVYQPVSRTHDHIPSEFPACTSGRQSQSTALADEFPHLDIINDLLDDENGIGRISMGPTTSFQSYSNGSHHLNRHFSFPGDIGMSADLSPSTSSCRFERTRSYHDDIQHNFYEGPFDSARDMIRQPNPRFISGQIDGLVPNQWQMMGSDPSFLGMRTAENDPNYPYHVPDYSNVACGVNGYGVYRPPNGL